A single region of the Cronobacter condimenti 1330 genome encodes:
- the flhA gene encoding formate hydrogenlyase transcriptional activator FlhA → MSYTPMSDLGQQGLFDITRTLMRQPDLCALAEALKTLLNATGMADRVNILLYHPKHQRTCFYGVDGVGNAVTYEDETVLSHGPVRRLLSRPEVLHCRYDEFAETWPQLAALALYPAFGHYCLTPLAAEGHIFGGCEFIRNAHESWTEKEFSRLQTLTQIVSVAAEQIQTRLGNSQDYALLCRERDDFRILVAITNAVLSKLHLDELVTEISHEIHRYFNIDSISIVLPSARKGKLTVYSTHYVDEAAPLHDQSEVIEKGTLSSRVFSTREMLLVNLHQRDELAPYEQMLFEMWNNQIQTICLLPLMFGEKMLGVLKLAQCEEHIFTAANLKLLRQIAERIAIAVDNALAYQEIHRLKERLVDENLALTEQINNVPADFGEIIGRSDAMMAVMKQVEMVAKSDSTVLILGETGTGKELIARAIHNLSDRNGRRMVKLNCAAMPAGLLESDLFGHERGAFTGASAQRIGRFELADKSSLFLDEVGDMPLELQPKLLRVLQEQEFERLGSNKVIQTDVRLIAATNRDLRQMVADREFRSDLYYRLNVFPINLPPLRERPEDIPLLVKAFTFKIARRLGRSIDSIPAETLHALSEMEWQGNVRELENVIERAVLLTRGNVLQLSLPELTFRAAKKTVAAPLADVREGEDEVARITRVLKETNGVIAGPKGAAARLGVKRTTLLSRMKRLGIDKEAL, encoded by the coding sequence ATGTCATACACACCCATGAGCGATCTCGGCCAGCAAGGGCTGTTCGATATCACTCGCACTCTGATGCGCCAGCCCGATCTGTGCGCGCTGGCGGAGGCGCTGAAAACGCTGCTCAATGCCACCGGCATGGCGGATCGGGTCAACATTCTGCTTTATCACCCCAAACACCAGCGCACCTGCTTCTACGGCGTTGATGGCGTCGGCAACGCGGTGACCTATGAAGACGAAACGGTGCTTTCACATGGGCCGGTGCGGCGGCTGCTGTCTCGCCCGGAGGTGCTGCACTGCCGGTATGACGAATTCGCTGAAACCTGGCCACAGCTGGCGGCGCTTGCGCTTTACCCGGCGTTCGGCCACTACTGTCTGACACCGCTTGCCGCTGAAGGGCATATTTTTGGCGGCTGCGAGTTTATTCGCAACGCCCATGAAAGCTGGACAGAAAAAGAGTTCTCGCGCCTGCAAACCCTCACACAGATTGTGAGCGTGGCGGCCGAGCAGATCCAGACCCGCCTTGGCAACAGCCAGGATTACGCGCTGCTGTGCCGCGAGCGCGACGACTTTCGCATTCTGGTCGCCATCACCAACGCGGTGCTCTCCAAACTGCACCTCGACGAGCTGGTGACCGAGATTTCCCACGAAATTCACCGCTATTTCAATATCGATTCCATCAGTATCGTGCTGCCCTCGGCGCGCAAGGGTAAGCTGACGGTCTACTCAACGCATTATGTCGATGAAGCCGCGCCGCTGCATGATCAGAGCGAAGTTATCGAAAAAGGCACGCTCTCCTCTCGCGTATTCAGCACGCGCGAAATGCTGCTGGTGAACTTGCATCAGCGCGATGAACTGGCGCCTTACGAACAGATGCTCTTTGAGATGTGGAACAACCAGATCCAGACCATCTGTCTGCTGCCGCTGATGTTTGGCGAAAAAATGCTGGGCGTGCTGAAGCTTGCACAGTGCGAAGAACATATTTTCACCGCCGCTAACTTAAAACTCCTGCGCCAGATTGCTGAGCGTATTGCCATTGCCGTGGATAACGCGCTGGCCTACCAGGAGATCCACCGCCTGAAAGAGCGGCTGGTGGATGAAAACCTGGCGCTGACCGAGCAGATCAACAACGTGCCGGCGGATTTCGGTGAAATCATTGGCCGTTCGGACGCCATGATGGCCGTGATGAAGCAGGTGGAGATGGTGGCGAAAAGCGACAGTACGGTGCTTATTCTTGGCGAAACCGGCACCGGCAAAGAGCTTATCGCGCGCGCGATTCATAACCTCAGCGACCGCAACGGACGGCGAATGGTGAAGCTAAACTGTGCTGCGATGCCAGCCGGGTTGCTGGAAAGCGATCTGTTCGGCCACGAGCGCGGCGCGTTTACCGGCGCCAGCGCCCAGCGCATTGGCCGCTTTGAACTGGCAGATAAAAGCAGCCTTTTTCTGGATGAAGTCGGCGATATGCCGCTTGAACTGCAGCCGAAACTGCTGCGCGTCTTGCAGGAGCAGGAGTTCGAGCGGCTTGGCAGCAACAAAGTTATCCAGACCGACGTGCGGCTTATCGCGGCCACCAACCGCGATTTGCGCCAGATGGTGGCCGACCGGGAGTTTCGAAGCGATCTTTATTATCGCCTGAACGTGTTTCCGATTAACCTGCCGCCGCTGCGCGAAAGGCCTGAAGATATTCCGCTACTGGTGAAGGCGTTCACCTTTAAGATTGCGCGTCGGCTTGGCCGCAGCATCGACAGCATTCCTGCTGAAACGCTGCACGCGTTAAGCGAGATGGAGTGGCAGGGTAACGTTCGCGAGCTGGAAAACGTCATTGAGCGCGCGGTGTTACTGACGCGCGGCAATGTGTTACAGCTTTCGTTGCCGGAGCTGACCTTTCGTGCGGCGAAGAAAACCGTCGCCGCGCCGCTCGCCGATGTGCGTGAAGGTGAAGATGAGGTGGCGCGCATCACGCGCGTATTAAAAGAGACCAACGGGGTGATTGCCGGGCCGAAAGGCGCCGCCGCGCGTCTGGGTGTGAAGCGCACCACGCTGCTTTCCAGAATGAAGCGGCTCGGGATCGATAAAGAAGCGCTGTAG
- the hypE gene encoding hydrogenase expression/formation protein HypE, whose product MSTITLAHGSGGQAMQQLIDRLFMQAFANPWLAEQEDQARLPIAELSAAGDRLAFSTDSYVIDPLFFPGGDIGKLAVCGTANDVAVSGAVPRWLSCGFILEEGLEMATLERVAQSMAATAQAAGIQIVTGDTKVVPRGAADKLFINTAGLGAIPAGLHWGTRALMPGDVILVSGTLGDHGATILNLREQLGLEGELVSDCALLAPLIATLRDVPGIRALRDATRGGVNAVVHEFAASAGCGIELQERALPLKPAVRGVCELLGLDALNFANEGKLVIGVARHSAQAALDALRAHPLGQDAAIIGDVVAQKGVRLAGLYGVTRTLDLPHSEPLPRIC is encoded by the coding sequence ATGAGCACCATTACCCTTGCCCACGGCAGCGGCGGCCAGGCGATGCAGCAGTTGATCGACCGCCTGTTTATGCAGGCGTTTGCAAATCCGTGGCTTGCCGAGCAGGAAGATCAGGCGCGGCTACCCATTGCCGAACTGAGTGCGGCGGGCGACCGTCTGGCCTTTTCTACCGACAGCTATGTGATAGATCCGCTGTTTTTCCCGGGCGGCGATATCGGCAAGCTCGCCGTGTGCGGCACCGCGAATGACGTGGCGGTGAGCGGCGCCGTGCCGCGCTGGCTCTCGTGCGGGTTTATTCTTGAAGAAGGTCTTGAGATGGCGACACTTGAGCGGGTGGCGCAAAGCATGGCTGCGACGGCACAGGCCGCAGGCATTCAGATAGTCACCGGGGACACAAAAGTGGTGCCGCGCGGTGCGGCGGATAAACTCTTTATTAACACCGCAGGGCTTGGCGCTATCCCCGCCGGGCTGCACTGGGGCACACGCGCGCTTATGCCAGGCGACGTTATTCTGGTCTCCGGCACGCTTGGCGATCACGGGGCGACTATCCTTAATCTTCGCGAACAATTGGGCCTTGAAGGCGAGCTTGTAAGCGATTGCGCGCTGCTCGCGCCGCTGATTGCGACATTGCGCGACGTGCCGGGTATACGTGCGCTGCGCGACGCCACGCGCGGCGGCGTTAATGCAGTGGTGCATGAATTTGCTGCAAGCGCCGGTTGCGGTATTGAATTGCAGGAACGCGCGCTGCCACTGAAACCTGCGGTACGCGGCGTCTGCGAACTGCTCGGCCTCGATGCGCTTAATTTCGCGAACGAGGGTAAGCTTGTGATAGGCGTTGCGCGTCATTCAGCCCAGGCGGCGCTTGACGCCCTGCGCGCGCATCCGCTTGGGCAGGATGCTGCAATCATAGGCGATGTCGTCGCGCAAAAAGGCGTGCGGCTGGCAGGGCTGTACGGCGTCACGCGCACCCTTGATCTGCCGCACAGCGAACCTTTACCCCGGATCTGCTAA
- a CDS encoding HypC/HybG/HupF family hydrogenase formation chaperone — translation MCIGIPGQICELLTDNLARVAVCGVRREVDLTLVGTHDDTGLPRLGQWVLVHVGFAMSLIDEKEALDTLEALQNMFDVEPDVGALLYGEENR, via the coding sequence ATGTGCATAGGCATTCCGGGGCAGATTTGCGAGCTGCTGACGGACAATCTCGCCCGCGTCGCGGTATGCGGCGTGCGGCGTGAGGTCGATTTAACGCTGGTGGGCACTCATGACGATACGGGTCTGCCGCGTCTTGGTCAGTGGGTGCTGGTGCATGTGGGTTTTGCCATGAGCCTTATCGATGAAAAAGAGGCGCTGGATACGCTGGAGGCGCTGCAAAACATGTTTGACGTCGAGCCGGATGTCGGCGCGCTGCTCTATGGCGAGGAGAATCGCTGA
- the hypA gene encoding hydrogenase maturation nickel metallochaperone HypA — MHELTLCQRAVEIIEQQAQACGARKVTGVWLEIGAFSCVERGALEFCFDLVCRDTCAEGCALHLTQQEAQCWCRQCQRSVQLLTSLVRRCPHCHSADLRIDADDSVQIKRLEIEQE, encoded by the coding sequence ATGCATGAACTCACACTCTGCCAGCGGGCAGTAGAAATCATTGAACAGCAGGCGCAGGCCTGCGGCGCGCGTAAGGTGACCGGCGTGTGGCTGGAGATAGGCGCGTTTTCATGCGTTGAGCGTGGCGCGCTGGAATTTTGCTTTGACCTTGTCTGTCGTGACACCTGCGCGGAGGGCTGCGCGCTGCATCTCACGCAACAGGAGGCGCAGTGCTGGTGCCGCCAGTGCCAGCGCAGCGTCCAGTTACTGACTTCCCTTGTCCGGCGCTGCCCACATTGCCACAGCGCGGATTTACGTATCGACGCCGACGACAGCGTGCAAATCAAGCGTCTGGAAATAGAACAGGAGTAA
- the hycA gene encoding formate hydrogenlyase regulator HycA translates to MILSELSQKAEFIADRHRSLQAHWHTYCNTLVQAITLSRQKLHHSLGCEPQNGLCFFLFEHFAIRVEQAEGFHCRTINYLIARRDGSEETLLATAQLDAQGNMDGTVDIRDRERVLAHYLDKIGAVYDGLYDAVQHDAPLRISEILASRDASSH, encoded by the coding sequence ATGATCCTTTCTGAATTAAGCCAGAAGGCGGAATTTATCGCCGACCGTCACCGCAGCCTGCAGGCGCACTGGCACACCTACTGCAATACCCTGGTCCAGGCGATCACGCTGTCACGCCAGAAACTGCACCATTCGCTCGGCTGTGAACCGCAGAATGGGCTGTGCTTTTTTCTTTTCGAGCATTTCGCTATTCGCGTGGAGCAGGCCGAAGGCTTCCACTGCCGCACCATTAACTACCTGATAGCCCGCCGCGACGGTAGCGAAGAGACCCTGCTTGCCACCGCGCAGCTTGATGCGCAGGGCAACATGGACGGCACAGTCGATATCCGCGACCGCGAGCGCGTGCTGGCGCACTACCTCGACAAAATCGGTGCGGTCTATGACGGGCTGTATGACGCGGTGCAGCACGATGCGCCGCTGCGCATCAGCGAGATCCTGGCGTCGCGCGACGCGTCGTCACATTAA
- the hycC gene encoding formate hydrogenlyase subunit 3, translating into MNAIFLYQGALTAFGAGLVLSLLTAWHKPFSALTAGLGGALGSLCALMAGAALLLQSSAGPLSAQIGHLDVRLTAFNAIWLATLGLPGFFICLFTLIAPRDGERRPGSALINLLLGAATLAVTVQNLAALVAMAEIMALAAVFMTGDSASGKLVFALGRLGTLLLALACWLLWRQYGTLDILALSSLTATAPFGAGVWLLGLVGFGLLAGIVPLHGGVVQAHAQAPAPAAALFSAVVLKVGLYGILVVSLMNAALPLWCGVLVLLLGMLTAFIGGLYALMEHNINRLLAYHTLENIGIILLGLGAGLAGISLGEPALVALGLVGGLYHLFNHSLFKTTLFLGAGAVFHRTGHRDIEKLGGMGKKMPLVSLAMLVGLMAMAALPPLNGFAGEWVIYQAFFNLGAQPLFIARLFGPLLAVGLAITGALAVMCMAKVYGVTFLGAPRTAQAEQAADAPWLMRLCVALPALCCLVGGIGAPWLLPLVGRAVPLPLTTAGTTVSQPAVALLLVGSLLLPFLLMMFFKGDRLPTRTRGSAWVCGYDHEPAMVITAHGFARPVKAAFAPLITLRKTLNPARWLPGWQSASLPALCRRLAVVELAVLLVVVISRGV; encoded by the coding sequence ATGAACGCGATTTTCTTATATCAGGGCGCGCTGACAGCCTTTGGCGCGGGGCTTGTGCTGTCGCTGCTGACGGCCTGGCACAAACCGTTCAGCGCGCTGACGGCCGGGCTTGGCGGCGCGCTGGGCTCCCTCTGCGCGCTAATGGCCGGCGCGGCGCTGTTGCTACAAAGCAGCGCCGGGCCGCTCTCTGCCCAGATAGGTCATCTTGATGTGCGTCTGACCGCGTTTAACGCAATCTGGCTTGCCACACTCGGCCTGCCGGGGTTTTTCATTTGTCTCTTTACGCTTATCGCTCCGCGCGATGGTGAAAGACGCCCCGGCAGCGCGCTCATCAATCTGCTGCTGGGGGCCGCGACGCTTGCGGTCACCGTGCAGAACCTGGCGGCGCTGGTAGCCATGGCAGAAATTATGGCGCTTGCCGCGGTATTTATGACCGGCGACAGCGCGAGCGGCAAGCTGGTTTTCGCGCTGGGACGCCTTGGGACGTTACTGCTGGCGCTCGCTTGCTGGCTACTCTGGAGGCAGTACGGCACGCTCGATATTCTGGCGTTAAGTTCGCTTACCGCGACGGCGCCCTTCGGCGCAGGCGTCTGGCTATTGGGACTCGTCGGGTTTGGGCTGCTGGCCGGTATCGTGCCGCTGCATGGCGGCGTGGTACAGGCCCATGCGCAAGCCCCGGCACCCGCGGCGGCGCTCTTTTCCGCCGTGGTGTTAAAGGTCGGGCTGTATGGCATCCTGGTCGTGTCGCTAATGAACGCGGCGCTGCCGCTCTGGTGCGGCGTACTGGTTCTGCTGCTCGGCATGCTGACCGCCTTTATCGGCGGGTTGTATGCGCTGATGGAGCACAATATCAATCGGCTTCTCGCCTACCATACGCTTGAGAACATCGGGATTATCCTGCTGGGTCTCGGTGCCGGGCTTGCGGGCATTTCCCTTGGCGAACCCGCGCTGGTGGCGCTTGGTCTTGTCGGCGGGCTTTATCATCTCTTTAACCACAGCCTCTTTAAAACCACGCTGTTTCTCGGGGCGGGCGCCGTGTTTCATCGCACCGGGCACCGTGATATCGAAAAACTCGGCGGTATGGGCAAAAAAATGCCGCTGGTGTCGCTCGCCATGCTGGTGGGCTTGATGGCAATGGCGGCGTTGCCGCCGCTCAACGGCTTTGCTGGTGAGTGGGTCATTTATCAGGCCTTCTTTAACCTCGGCGCGCAGCCGCTCTTTATCGCCCGTCTGTTCGGGCCGCTCCTGGCGGTGGGGCTTGCGATAACCGGCGCGCTGGCGGTGATGTGTATGGCGAAAGTGTATGGCGTGACGTTCCTCGGCGCGCCGCGCACGGCGCAGGCGGAACAAGCCGCCGACGCGCCGTGGCTGATGCGTCTGTGTGTGGCGTTGCCAGCGCTGTGCTGTCTTGTGGGCGGGATTGGCGCGCCGTGGCTGTTGCCGCTGGTGGGCCGCGCTGTGCCGCTGCCGCTGACGACCGCAGGGACCACTGTGTCACAGCCTGCTGTCGCGCTGCTGCTGGTGGGCTCGTTGCTGTTGCCGTTCCTGCTGATGATGTTTTTTAAAGGCGATCGTCTGCCGACACGCACGCGCGGCAGCGCCTGGGTGTGCGGTTACGACCATGAGCCGGCGATGGTTATCACCGCACACGGTTTTGCGCGCCCCGTTAAGGCCGCGTTTGCACCGCTGATTACGCTTCGCAAAACCCTTAATCCGGCGCGCTGGCTGCCGGGCTGGCAGAGCGCCTCTCTGCCCGCGCTATGTCGCCGGCTGGCTGTGGTCGAACTGGCCGTGCTGCTGGTGGTTGTGATTTCCCGGGGAGTCTGA
- a CDS encoding 4Fe-4S dicluster domain-containing protein: MNRFIIADSTLCIGCHTCEAACSETHRLHGLQSRPRLTVMRNQKDSAPQLCHHCEDAPCAQVCPVNAITREAGAIQLNESLCVSCKLCGIACPFGAIEFSGSRPLHIPANVNSPKAPPAPPAPAHVGAFLDWVPGVRAVAVKCDLCQFDEDGPACVRTCPTRALKMVDNHDIARASRRKRELTINAELGDLSLLLSPRGGEQ; this comes from the coding sequence GTGAACCGTTTTATCATTGCCGACTCCACGCTCTGCATCGGCTGCCACACCTGCGAGGCTGCCTGTTCAGAGACGCACCGCCTGCATGGACTGCAATCCAGGCCGCGCCTGACGGTCATGCGTAACCAGAAAGACTCCGCGCCGCAGTTGTGCCATCACTGCGAAGACGCACCATGCGCGCAGGTCTGTCCGGTGAACGCCATCACCCGCGAGGCGGGGGCGATTCAACTTAATGAAAGCCTGTGCGTTAGCTGCAAACTGTGCGGCATCGCCTGCCCGTTTGGCGCGATTGAATTTTCCGGCAGCCGACCGCTGCACATTCCGGCCAATGTGAACAGCCCGAAAGCGCCACCTGCGCCACCTGCGCCTGCCCACGTCGGCGCATTTCTCGACTGGGTGCCAGGCGTGCGCGCCGTGGCGGTCAAATGCGATCTCTGCCAGTTCGACGAAGACGGCCCGGCCTGCGTACGCACCTGTCCGACCCGCGCGCTGAAAATGGTCGATAACCATGACATCGCGCGCGCCAGCCGCCGTAAACGCGAACTGACCATCAATGCCGAACTCGGCGATCTGTCGCTGCTCTTAAGCCCGCGCGGAGGAGAACAATGA
- the hypB gene encoding hydrogenase nickel incorporation protein HypB yields the protein MCTTCGCQHGNLYIEGDERDPHSPFRAAPFAAATHAASPITAVNLATFTPDADALGDLHYGHGEAGTHAPGLSQRKMVEIEINVLDKNNRIAQRNRERLAAHGQLALNLVSSPGSGKTTLLTETLKRLNGHTPCAVIEGDQQTVNDAERIRATGTPAIQVNTGKGCHLDAQMVQDAMARLPLDDGGVLFIENVGNLVCPAGFDLGERHKVAVLSVTEGEDKPLKYPHMFAAASLLLLNKVDLLPYLQFDVEKCMAYAHDVNPNITILLVSATRGDGMNAWLTWLEEQRCA from the coding sequence ATGTGTACGACCTGCGGTTGCCAGCATGGCAACCTTTATATAGAAGGCGACGAGCGCGACCCGCATTCCCCGTTTCGCGCCGCCCCTTTTGCCGCCGCCACGCACGCGGCATCGCCTATTACAGCCGTTAACCTCGCCACCTTTACACCTGATGCCGACGCCCTGGGCGATTTACATTATGGACACGGCGAGGCGGGCACCCACGCCCCGGGATTAAGCCAGCGTAAAATGGTGGAAATTGAAATCAACGTGCTGGATAAAAACAACCGGATCGCGCAGCGCAACCGCGAGCGACTCGCCGCACACGGACAGCTCGCGCTCAATCTGGTTTCAAGCCCCGGCTCCGGCAAAACCACCCTGCTGACGGAAACCCTCAAACGCCTTAATGGCCATACGCCCTGCGCGGTCATCGAAGGCGATCAGCAAACGGTCAATGACGCCGAGCGCATTCGCGCGACCGGCACCCCGGCGATACAGGTCAACACCGGCAAAGGCTGTCATCTCGACGCGCAAATGGTGCAGGACGCGATGGCGCGTTTACCGCTTGACGATGGCGGCGTGCTGTTTATCGAAAACGTCGGCAACCTCGTCTGCCCGGCGGGCTTTGATCTGGGCGAGCGTCACAAAGTGGCGGTGCTCTCGGTGACCGAGGGCGAGGATAAACCGCTTAAATACCCGCATATGTTTGCCGCCGCCTCGCTGCTGCTGCTCAATAAAGTGGATCTCCTGCCGTATCTGCAATTCGATGTGGAAAAATGCATGGCTTATGCGCACGATGTGAACCCGAACATCACCATTTTGCTGGTGTCTGCCACCCGTGGCGACGGTATGAACGCCTGGCTTACATGGCTGGAGGAACAGCGATGTGCATAG
- a CDS encoding respiratory chain complex I subunit 1 family protein, protein MQHFLFSLIQALVLFACAPLLAGVTRVARARLHNRRGPGVLQEYRDLIKLLGRQSVAPAASGWVFRFTPFAMVAVMLTIAAALPVVTVHSPLPGAGDLITLIYLFAIARFFFAIAGLDTGSPFTAIGASREAMLGVLVEPILLLGLWVAATVAGSTHISNIAATVYHWPVAQSLTLLLALAACAFATFIEMGKLPFDLAEAEQELQEGPLSEYSGAGFALLKWGVSLKQLVVLQMFVGVFLPWGQMMTFSAGGALLALVLAVVKLLAGVLIIALFENSMARLRFSAVSRVTWAGFGFAFLAFVSLLAA, encoded by the coding sequence ATGCAACATTTCCTTTTTTCTCTCATCCAGGCGCTGGTGCTCTTTGCATGCGCGCCGCTGCTTGCCGGCGTGACCCGCGTTGCGCGCGCGCGCCTGCATAACCGCCGTGGGCCAGGCGTACTGCAGGAGTATCGCGATCTGATTAAGCTGCTGGGCCGCCAGAGCGTGGCGCCTGCGGCATCCGGCTGGGTGTTTCGCTTCACGCCGTTTGCCATGGTAGCGGTGATGCTGACCATCGCCGCCGCACTGCCGGTAGTGACTGTGCACTCGCCGCTGCCGGGCGCGGGCGATCTCATCACGCTTATTTATCTCTTTGCTATCGCGCGCTTCTTCTTCGCCATCGCCGGGCTTGATACCGGCAGCCCGTTTACGGCGATAGGGGCAAGCCGCGAGGCGATGCTTGGTGTGCTGGTGGAGCCAATTTTACTGCTCGGCCTGTGGGTTGCGGCGACGGTCGCTGGCTCAACCCACATCAGCAATATCGCCGCGACGGTCTATCACTGGCCGGTCGCGCAGAGCCTCACGCTTCTCCTTGCCCTGGCCGCCTGCGCGTTCGCCACCTTTATTGAAATGGGCAAATTGCCCTTCGATCTGGCCGAAGCGGAACAGGAATTGCAGGAAGGCCCGCTGTCGGAGTATAGCGGCGCGGGTTTTGCGCTCCTGAAATGGGGCGTCAGCCTCAAGCAACTGGTGGTGTTGCAGATGTTTGTCGGCGTGTTTTTGCCGTGGGGCCAGATGATGACGTTCAGTGCAGGCGGCGCGCTGCTCGCGCTGGTGCTGGCCGTCGTAAAACTGCTCGCGGGCGTGCTGATTATCGCGCTTTTTGAAAACAGCATGGCGCGTCTGCGGTTTTCCGCGGTGTCGCGCGTCACCTGGGCCGGTTTCGGCTTTGCCTTTTTAGCTTTCGTCTCCTTGCTGGCGGCGTGA
- the hypD gene encoding hydrogenase formation protein HypD, which translates to MRFVDEYRNPDQVLRLTDRLRERAALLTNTAQKPLRIMEVCGGHTHAIFKFGLDRLLPDNIEFIHGPGCPVCVLPMGRIDNATEIAHRPGVIFCTFGDAMRVPGKNGSLLQAKAQGADVRIVYSPMDALKIAEGHPQRDVVFFGLGFETTMPATALTLMQAKARGITNFYFFCQHITLIPTLQSLLAQPDNQIDAFLAPGHVSMVIGTEPYAFIAGHFARPLVVAGFEPLDLLQGVLMLVEQRLAGKSRVENQYRRVVPDAGNPAAQRAIREVFCVEGDSEWRGLGVIRHSGVRLRAPYHTFDAEAHFAPAPQQVSDAPQARCGDVLTGRCKPAQCPLFGTRCTPENAFGALMVSSEGACAAWHQYRSEECEA; encoded by the coding sequence ATGCGCTTTGTGGATGAATACCGCAACCCCGACCAGGTGTTGCGCCTGACCGACCGGCTACGCGAACGGGCCGCCCTGCTCACCAACACCGCGCAAAAGCCGCTGCGGATCATGGAAGTGTGCGGTGGCCACACGCACGCCATCTTTAAATTTGGCCTCGACCGGCTGTTACCGGACAATATTGAGTTCATTCATGGCCCCGGTTGCCCGGTCTGCGTGCTGCCGATGGGCCGTATCGACAATGCGACCGAAATTGCCCACCGCCCCGGCGTGATTTTCTGCACCTTTGGCGATGCGATGCGCGTGCCCGGGAAAAACGGATCGCTGTTGCAGGCCAAAGCGCAGGGCGCGGACGTGCGTATCGTCTACTCGCCGATGGACGCGCTGAAAATCGCCGAAGGGCACCCACAGCGCGATGTCGTGTTTTTCGGCTTAGGATTTGAAACCACTATGCCCGCTACCGCGCTGACGCTGATGCAGGCGAAAGCGCGCGGTATCACTAATTTTTACTTTTTCTGCCAGCACATCACGCTTATCCCGACGCTGCAAAGCCTGCTGGCGCAGCCGGATAACCAGATAGACGCGTTTCTGGCACCGGGGCATGTGAGCATGGTTATCGGCACCGAACCTTATGCGTTTATCGCCGGGCATTTCGCCCGCCCCCTGGTAGTGGCAGGTTTTGAGCCGCTCGATCTGTTGCAGGGCGTACTGATGCTTGTTGAACAGCGGTTAGCCGGAAAAAGCCGGGTGGAAAATCAGTACCGCCGCGTGGTGCCGGATGCAGGTAACCCCGCGGCACAACGGGCGATTAGAGAGGTGTTTTGCGTCGAGGGCGACAGCGAATGGCGCGGGCTTGGCGTGATTCGCCACTCCGGCGTGCGGCTTCGCGCGCCGTATCACACATTCGATGCCGAAGCGCATTTTGCGCCCGCGCCGCAGCAGGTCAGCGACGCCCCGCAGGCCCGCTGCGGCGACGTGCTTACCGGCCGTTGCAAACCCGCCCAGTGCCCGCTGTTCGGCACACGCTGTACCCCGGAAAACGCCTTCGGGGCGCTGATGGTTTCTTCAGAAGGCGCCTGCGCTGCCTGGCACCAGTATCGTTCAGAGGAGTGTGAAGCATGA